In a genomic window of Acidobacteriota bacterium:
- a CDS encoding S9 family peptidase produces the protein MTRKHASLFALALATGPLVGQVNEEAADPDRLQYLDVFEMEVADDPRISPDGDRIVYVRRGFDVMTDRARSALWVVDADGSNHRAITDGSGSVSSPRWSPDGDRLLYVGLSGGTNQLFVRWMDTGQTAELTNVTESPGNIAWSPDGNWVAMTMFVPEPAPAFAKMPSRPEGAEWTTPARVISKLRYRADGRGYVPDGNTHVFVLPADGGTPRQLTSGAYDHGGGLSWSPDSRSIVFSANRGNPDFDVRNSEVFEIAVETRELRQLTDRFGPDGGPAVSPDGSRIAYTGFDDRHQGYQVSRLYVMDRDGGGARRVGDLDRDVGNLNWAADGRSLFIQYDDQGTTRVANITLGGDVTDLAADLGGVALGRPYGGGSYTVARDGSFAFTVNSPARPADVAVGRAGTEPRRITGLNEDLLAHKELAAVEEIWWESSHDGRPVHGWIAKPPDFDPSRKYPLVLEIHGGPFANYGPRFAAEVQFYAAAGYVVFYTNPRGSTSYGEEFGNLIHHAYPGRDYDDLMSGVDALIELGYIDEDNLMVTGGSGGGVLTAWIVGKTDRFGAAVSQKPVIDWISFSLTSDGYASYYQYWFPGPVWEDGMLEHYWARSPLSLVGNVTTPTMLITGEQDLRTPMGQTEQYYQALKIRKVPTQMVRIQNAWHGIASSSPSNLIAKVANVLEWFERYRVRSP, from the coding sequence ATGACGAGGAAACACGCATCGCTGTTCGCTCTCGCGCTCGCGACCGGGCCGCTGGTCGGCCAGGTCAACGAAGAGGCTGCCGACCCCGACCGGCTCCAGTACCTGGATGTCTTCGAAATGGAGGTTGCCGACGACCCCCGGATATCGCCCGACGGCGACCGGATCGTGTACGTCCGGCGCGGCTTCGACGTCATGACGGACAGGGCGCGCTCCGCGCTGTGGGTGGTCGATGCGGACGGCTCGAATCACCGTGCGATCACGGACGGAAGCGGCTCGGTGAGCTCGCCGCGCTGGTCTCCTGACGGAGACCGCCTGCTGTACGTGGGCTTGAGTGGAGGCACGAACCAACTGTTCGTGCGCTGGATGGACACCGGCCAGACGGCGGAACTCACGAACGTGACCGAGTCCCCCGGGAACATCGCCTGGTCGCCTGACGGGAACTGGGTCGCCATGACGATGTTCGTGCCCGAACCGGCCCCGGCCTTCGCGAAGATGCCGTCCAGGCCCGAGGGCGCCGAGTGGACGACGCCGGCACGTGTGATCTCGAAGCTCCGCTACCGGGCGGACGGCCGCGGATACGTCCCGGACGGGAACACGCACGTCTTTGTCCTGCCCGCGGACGGCGGCACGCCGCGCCAGTTGACGAGCGGTGCGTACGATCACGGCGGCGGACTGTCCTGGTCGCCCGACTCCCGCTCGATCGTCTTCAGCGCCAACCGCGGCAACCCTGATTTCGATGTCCGCAACAGCGAGGTCTTCGAGATAGCGGTCGAGACGCGGGAGCTTCGTCAGCTAACAGACCGCTTCGGCCCCGATGGCGGCCCCGCGGTATCGCCCGACGGTTCCCGGATCGCGTACACGGGCTTCGACGATCGCCATCAGGGCTACCAGGTCTCTCGCCTGTACGTCATGGATCGGGACGGCGGCGGCGCCCGCCGCGTCGGCGACCTGGACCGTGACGTGGGCAACCTCAACTGGGCCGCGGATGGTCGCTCCCTCTTCATTCAGTACGACGACCAGGGCACGACCAGGGTCGCGAACATCACCCTCGGCGGCGATGTCACCGACCTTGCCGCCGACCTTGGCGGCGTCGCTCTTGGTCGACCCTATGGCGGCGGTTCCTACACGGTGGCTCGCGACGGGAGCTTTGCCTTCACCGTCAATTCGCCGGCGCGCCCAGCCGATGTCGCCGTCGGCCGGGCGGGGACCGAGCCCCGCCGGATCACCGGCCTCAACGAGGACCTTCTTGCCCACAAGGAGCTTGCCGCGGTCGAGGAGATCTGGTGGGAATCCTCGCACGACGGCCGTCCCGTGCACGGCTGGATCGCCAAGCCCCCGGACTTCGACCCCTCTCGCAAGTACCCGCTCGTTCTCGAGATTCACGGCGGCCCGTTCGCCAACTACGGCCCGCGCTTCGCGGCCGAGGTCCAGTTCTATGCGGCGGCTGGCTACGTCGTCTTCTACACCAACCCGCGCGGCAGCACGAGCTATGGCGAAGAGTTCGGCAACCTGATCCACCACGCCTATCCCGGCCGCGACTACGACGACCTGATGTCGGGCGTCGATGCCCTGATCGAGCTGGGCTACATCGACGAGGACAATCTGATGGTCACCGGCGGCAGTGGCGGCGGCGTGCTGACGGCGTGGATCGTCGGGAAGACCGACCGCTTTGGCGCGGCCGTGTCACAGAAGCCGGTCATCGACTGGATCAGCTTCTCGCTCACGTCGGACGGGTACGCGTCCTACTACCAGTACTGGTTCCCCGGTCCGGTGTGGGAGGACGGCATGCTGGAGCACTACTGGGCTCGCTCGCCCCTGTCCCTCGTCGGCAACGTCACGACGCCGACGATGCTGATCACGGGGGAACAGGACCTGCGCACGCCGATGGGACAGACCGAGCAGTACTACCAGGCCCTGAAGATCCGAAAGGTGCCGACGCAGATGGTGCGGATTCAGAACGCCTGGCACGGCATCGCGAGCAGCAGTCCGTCCAACCTGATTGCCAAGGTCGCGAACGTCCTGGAGTGGTTCGAGCGCTACCGGGTTCGGAGCCCGTGA
- a CDS encoding thiol-disulfide isomerase, which yields MRTLSVVRFPLLVSLLAAAPAAAGDITFSRDVAPILNRHCVTCHRPGEIAPMSLATYREARPWARSIQRAVTSRAMPPWFAAPAVGEWANDPTLSEEEIGTIVAWVERGAPPGDPKLMPEPPEFTEGWQLGEPDYVIELPAVTVPADGPDLFLNQFVTVDLPERRWIRAVEFRPGAPQVNHHQLAFKADFTGMVEDGVPLTPREALRASGSVDGRGYFNVLAMWGAGTAPTEFPEGAGRWIEPGAVVVMNQHYHPNGEEQTDRTLIGLHFGEGELRSEIQAVIAGEMDFLIPAGAPDHRVEYRHEIARDSMIVSYLPHMHLRGKRMSYTAHYTDGDSELLLEVPGYDFNWQLFYYPEKPKLVPAGTVVEIVAVYDNSAGNPDNPDPTRDVGFGLQSTDEMMFGFFELVEVDGGP from the coding sequence ATGCGGACACTCTCCGTCGTGAGATTCCCGTTGCTCGTATCGCTGCTTGCGGCCGCGCCGGCGGCCGCGGGCGACATCACGTTCAGTCGCGACGTGGCGCCGATCCTCAACCGGCACTGCGTGACTTGTCATCGACCCGGCGAGATCGCGCCGATGTCGCTGGCCACGTACCGGGAGGCGCGACCCTGGGCGCGGTCGATCCAGCGCGCCGTGACGAGCCGGGCGATGCCTCCGTGGTTCGCTGCGCCTGCCGTGGGCGAATGGGCGAACGACCCGACGCTGTCCGAGGAGGAGATCGGCACGATCGTCGCCTGGGTCGAACGGGGCGCGCCGCCCGGGGATCCGAAGCTCATGCCCGAGCCGCCCGAGTTCACGGAAGGCTGGCAGCTCGGCGAACCGGACTACGTGATCGAGTTGCCGGCCGTCACCGTGCCGGCCGATGGTCCGGACCTGTTCCTGAACCAGTTCGTGACCGTCGATCTCCCGGAGCGCCGCTGGATCCGCGCGGTCGAGTTCCGGCCGGGAGCGCCCCAGGTGAACCACCACCAGCTTGCCTTCAAGGCCGACTTCACCGGCATGGTGGAGGACGGCGTGCCCCTCACGCCCAGGGAAGCGCTGCGGGCCAGCGGCTCCGTCGACGGCCGCGGCTACTTCAACGTCCTGGCGATGTGGGGCGCCGGGACCGCGCCGACCGAGTTCCCGGAGGGCGCGGGCCGCTGGATCGAGCCGGGCGCCGTCGTCGTCATGAACCAGCACTACCACCCGAACGGCGAAGAACAGACCGACCGGACGCTCATCGGCCTCCACTTCGGCGAAGGCGAGCTGCGCTCCGAGATCCAGGCCGTCATCGCCGGCGAGATGGACTTCCTGATTCCGGCCGGCGCGCCCGACCACCGGGTGGAGTACCGGCACGAGATCGCGCGCGACTCGATGATCGTCTCCTACCTGCCGCACATGCACCTGCGCGGGAAGCGGATGTCGTACACGGCGCACTACACGGACGGCGACTCCGAGCTGCTCCTGGAGGTGCCCGGGTACGACTTCAACTGGCAGCTCTTCTACTACCCGGAGAAGCCGAAGCTCGTGCCGGCAGGGACCGTCGTCGAGATCGTCGCCGTCTACGACAACTCGGCGGGGAACCCCGACAACCCCGATCCGACCCGCGACGTCGGCTTCGGGCTTCAGTCGACGGACGAGATGATGTTCGGCTTCTTCGAGCTGGTCGAGGTGGACGGCGGGCCGTAG
- a CDS encoding response regulator, with protein sequence MAPPDAHEREIAALRDRTSRLSAAALRVTASLDEATVLQEIVDSACELTNARYGVITTTDDAGTPRDFVSSGFTPEQHGEMEGWLPEGPQLFDHLRDLSTPLRLADLPSYIRSLGFSADLMPAKTFQGTPMRHRGAYLGSFFLGDKRGGLEFSDEDEDVLVLFASQAATAIANARTHRNEQRSRASVEALVETSPVGVVVFDVLTGAPTTFNREARRLVEHLAPPGRPPEELIEILVCRFADGREIPMSRLIHEAPALRAEEVVVSVADGRGARALVNATTIRSAEGEPESMVVTMQDLAHLDEIERLRTEFLSMVSHELRTPLTSIKGSAATVLGASEELDRSEMLQFFRIVEDQADHMRGLIGDLLDVGRIEAGTLSVAPQPVDLTVLVERARSAFASGGARHAVGIDLPPDLPRVMADARRVVQVLNNLLSNAARHSPESSPIRVEATLDGHHVAVTVADEGSGVPPHLLPHLFSKHAGVVGGEESVGVGLGLAICKGLVEAHGGRISARSGGQGQGTRITFTIPAVEEPGDGEASEALAAATSEGARRGGGRPRVLVLDDDPQALRFARDALASRGYAPVVTGDARELPRLLRKDRPDLVLLDLVLPGTDGIELLQRLPELADVPVIFISAYGRDETVARALEAGAEDYIVKPFSPTELTARVGVALRKRLAPGPFVLGNLSIDRERRRVTVDGVPVRLTATEYELLRVLSVNAGHVTTYEALLRRVWGGRGYAQPQLVRAFVKKLRTKLGDDSSDPTYIFNERGVGYRMPKPGEV encoded by the coding sequence ATGGCTCCACCGGACGCGCACGAACGCGAGATCGCGGCGCTCCGCGACCGGACATCGAGGCTCAGCGCCGCCGCGCTGCGGGTCACGGCCAGCCTCGACGAAGCCACCGTCCTTCAGGAGATCGTCGACAGCGCCTGCGAGCTGACGAACGCCCGCTACGGCGTCATCACGACGACCGACGACGCCGGAACGCCCCGCGATTTCGTCTCCTCCGGGTTCACCCCAGAGCAGCACGGCGAGATGGAGGGTTGGCTACCGGAGGGACCGCAGCTCTTCGACCACCTGCGCGATCTCTCCACCCCGCTCAGGCTGGCGGACCTGCCCAGCTACATCCGTTCGCTCGGCTTCTCCGCCGACCTCATGCCGGCGAAGACCTTTCAAGGGACGCCGATGCGCCACCGGGGCGCGTACCTTGGCAGCTTCTTCCTCGGCGACAAGCGGGGCGGACTCGAGTTCTCGGACGAGGACGAGGACGTGCTCGTGCTGTTCGCGTCGCAGGCGGCGACGGCCATCGCCAACGCCCGCACCCATCGCAACGAGCAGCGGTCGCGCGCCAGCGTGGAGGCGCTGGTCGAGACGTCGCCGGTGGGCGTCGTCGTCTTCGATGTCCTGACCGGCGCTCCCACCACGTTCAACCGGGAGGCGAGGCGGCTGGTGGAGCACCTGGCCCCACCCGGGAGGCCCCCGGAGGAACTGATCGAGATCCTCGTCTGCCGGTTCGCCGACGGCCGCGAGATCCCGATGTCCCGCCTGATCCACGAAGCGCCCGCGCTGCGTGCCGAGGAGGTCGTGGTTTCGGTCGCCGACGGTCGCGGCGCCCGGGCGCTGGTCAACGCCACGACGATCCGGTCCGCCGAAGGCGAGCCCGAGTCGATGGTCGTCACGATGCAGGACCTCGCGCACCTCGACGAGATCGAGCGGCTGAGGACCGAGTTCCTGAGCATGGTGAGTCACGAACTGCGCACGCCCCTGACCTCGATCAAGGGTTCGGCCGCCACGGTCCTGGGAGCGTCCGAGGAGCTCGACCGGTCGGAGATGCTGCAGTTCTTCCGGATCGTCGAGGATCAGGCGGACCACATGCGGGGCCTGATCGGCGACCTGCTCGACGTGGGCCGCATCGAAGCCGGCACGCTGTCGGTCGCGCCGCAGCCCGTCGACTTGACCGTCCTGGTCGAACGGGCCAGGAGCGCGTTCGCGAGCGGCGGCGCCCGCCACGCGGTCGGCATCGACCTGCCGCCGGACCTGCCGCGCGTCATGGCCGACGCGCGGCGCGTCGTCCAGGTGCTGAACAACCTGCTGTCGAACGCGGCCAGGCACTCCCCGGAGTCGTCGCCCATCCGGGTCGAGGCGACTCTGGACGGACACCACGTCGCCGTCACGGTCGCGGACGAGGGGAGCGGCGTTCCGCCGCACCTGCTGCCGCACCTGTTCAGCAAGCACGCCGGCGTGGTCGGCGGGGAAGAGAGCGTCGGCGTCGGCCTGGGCCTCGCAATCTGCAAGGGACTCGTGGAAGCCCATGGCGGCCGCATCTCCGCCCGGAGCGGCGGACAGGGTCAGGGGACCCGGATCACCTTCACCATCCCGGCGGTGGAAGAGCCGGGCGACGGCGAGGCGTCCGAAGCCCTCGCCGCGGCGACCTCGGAAGGGGCGCGGCGCGGCGGCGGCCGGCCGCGCGTCCTCGTGCTGGACGACGACCCTCAGGCGCTCCGCTTCGCCCGCGACGCGCTCGCCTCCCGGGGCTACGCGCCGGTGGTCACCGGCGATGCCCGCGAACTGCCCCGTCTGCTCCGGAAGGACCGGCCGGACCTCGTCCTGCTCGACCTGGTGCTGCCCGGAACGGACGGCATCGAACTGCTGCAGCGGCTGCCGGAACTGGCGGATGTGCCCGTCATCTTCATCTCCGCCTACGGCCGCGACGAGACGGTCGCGAGAGCCCTGGAGGCCGGCGCAGAGGACTACATCGTCAAGCCGTTCTCCCCGACGGAGCTCACCGCGAGGGTGGGGGTCGCGCTCCGCAAGCGGCTCGCGCCCGGGCCCTTCGTGCTCGGCAACCTGTCCATCGACCGCGAGCGGCGCCGGGTGACGGTCGACGGAGTTCCGGTGCGGCTGACCGCCACCGAGTACGAACTGCTGCGCGTCCTCTCCGTGAACGCCGGGCACGTCACGACCTACGAAGCCCTCCTGCGCCGGGTTTGGGGCGGCCGGGGCTACGCGCAGCCGCAGCTCGTCCGGGCCTTCGTCAAGAAGCTGCGGACCAAGCTCGGCGACGACTCGAGCGACCCGACCTACATCTTCAACGAGCGCGGCGTCGGCTACCGGATGCCCAAACCGGGTGAGGTCTGA
- the prmC gene encoding peptide chain release factor N(5)-glutamine methyltransferase, with translation MPDGPKKPPPGAARIVDLLDLGQEYLAGSVEQPRREAALLLGEVLGLGEAQLYARADDDVPEPAALSYGQLIRRRADRIPVAYLLGRREFHGRTFAVDPRVLIPRPETEHLVEAALDCVDDGARVLDVGTGSGCIAVTLALERPGSRIVATDLSPGALAVAAANCRSHGVGDRVRLVRADLLSALRPGAFDVVVSNPPYIDVGEWPSLMPEVRDHEPPEALFAGDGLDFYRRLFAAGGFLHAGQRLLLEIGKGQLDAVRELAKGGGFDVEWMVADLAGIPRVLTLRRL, from the coding sequence ATGCCGGACGGCCCGAAAAAGCCCCCGCCGGGGGCGGCCCGCATCGTCGATCTGCTCGACCTGGGGCAGGAGTACCTGGCCGGCTCGGTCGAACAGCCGCGCAGGGAGGCGGCGCTGCTCCTGGGCGAGGTGCTGGGGCTTGGCGAGGCGCAGCTCTACGCCCGCGCCGACGACGACGTGCCCGAGCCGGCGGCGCTCAGCTACGGGCAGTTGATCCGCCGGCGGGCGGACCGGATCCCGGTCGCCTACCTGCTGGGCCGGCGCGAGTTCCACGGCCGGACGTTCGCCGTCGATCCGCGGGTGCTGATCCCGCGGCCGGAGACGGAGCATCTGGTGGAGGCGGCGCTGGACTGCGTCGACGACGGCGCCCGCGTGCTCGATGTGGGCACCGGCTCCGGTTGCATCGCGGTCACCCTGGCGCTGGAGCGGCCAGGCAGCCGGATCGTCGCGACCGACCTCTCGCCCGGCGCCCTGGCGGTGGCTGCGGCGAACTGCCGCAGCCACGGCGTCGGCGACCGGGTGCGCCTTGTCCGCGCCGACCTCCTGTCGGCGCTTCGCCCGGGGGCCTTCGACGTCGTCGTCTCCAACCCGCCCTACATCGACGTCGGCGAGTGGCCGTCCCTGATGCCGGAAGTCCGCGACCACGAGCCGCCGGAGGCCCTGTTCGCCGGCGACGGTCTGGACTTCTACCGGCGCCTGTTCGCGGCGGGCGGCTTTCTCCATGCCGGGCAGCGGCTGCTGCTCGAGATCGGCAAGGGCCAGCTCGACGCGGTCCGCGAGCTGGCGAAAGGGGGCGGCTTCGATGTCGAGTGGATGGTCGCCGATCTGGCGGGGATCCCGCGTGTGCTGACGTTGCGGCGCCTGTAG
- the prfA gene encoding peptide chain release factor 1, translating into MLGKLEQIEQTYDELAARLADPDVLANPGLFRDTSRALAELNPVVELYQRYKKTRDELDQTAELLGELERGDDMYEMAAEEKGLLEETLASIEATMKEELAPKDPNEKRNAVLEIRAGTGGDEASLFAAELFRMYSRYADDHGWKVDILDISESGIRGVKEVSAIVEGRGAFATLRYEAGVHRVQRVPETEASGRIHTSAVTVAVLPEAEDIEIEIEPSDLRVDTYCASGPGGQGVNTTYSAVRLTHQPTGLVVTCQDERSQIKNKAKAMRVLKSRLLEIEEAKASAEMGEERRRMVGSGDRSEKIRTYNFPQNRVTDHRVGLSVHKLPSILEGDLEPLIVPLQQHFEAERLRQTGEVDPV; encoded by the coding sequence ATGCTCGGAAAACTCGAACAGATTGAGCAGACGTACGACGAGCTGGCAGCCAGACTCGCCGATCCGGACGTGCTCGCCAATCCCGGTCTCTTTCGCGACACGAGCCGGGCGCTGGCGGAGCTGAACCCGGTGGTCGAGCTCTACCAGCGGTACAAGAAGACGAGGGACGAACTCGACCAGACCGCGGAACTGCTGGGTGAGCTCGAGCGCGGGGACGACATGTACGAGATGGCGGCCGAGGAGAAGGGCCTGCTGGAGGAGACTCTGGCGTCCATCGAAGCGACGATGAAGGAGGAGCTGGCGCCCAAGGATCCGAACGAGAAGCGCAACGCGGTGCTCGAGATCCGCGCCGGCACCGGCGGTGACGAGGCGTCGTTGTTCGCGGCCGAGCTGTTCCGGATGTACAGCCGCTACGCCGACGACCACGGCTGGAAGGTCGACATCCTCGACATCTCCGAGTCCGGCATCCGCGGCGTCAAGGAAGTGTCGGCGATCGTCGAGGGCCGCGGCGCCTTCGCCACTCTGCGCTACGAGGCCGGCGTGCACCGCGTGCAGCGGGTGCCCGAGACGGAGGCTTCCGGCCGCATCCACACGTCGGCGGTGACGGTCGCGGTGCTGCCGGAGGCCGAGGACATCGAGATCGAGATCGAGCCCTCCGACCTGCGCGTGGACACCTACTGCGCGTCCGGCCCCGGCGGCCAGGGCGTCAACACGACGTACTCGGCCGTCCGGCTGACCCACCAGCCGACCGGCCTCGTCGTCACCTGCCAGGACGAGCGCAGCCAGATCAAGAACAAGGCGAAGGCGATGCGGGTGCTGAAGAGCCGCCTGCTCGAGATCGAGGAGGCGAAGGCGAGCGCCGAGATGGGCGAGGAGCGCCGGCGAATGGTCGGCAGCGGCGACCGCTCGGAGAAGATCCGCACCTACAACTTCCCCCAGAACCGGGTCACGGACCACCGGGTCGGCTTGTCCGTCCACAAGCTGCCGTCGATTCTCGAAGGCGACCTCGAGCCGTTGATCGTGCCGCTGCAGCAGCACTTCGAGGCTGAGCGGCTGCGGCAGACGGGCGAAGTGGACCCGGTCTGA
- a CDS encoding lytic transglycosylase domain-containing protein gives MAASIVTAWTLPLLALAVAQDPRIQLVEFQAAGQAEAALEETKRLRAEEPDLAARHGLCYLEGHLLEELEQLETASEAFATCLTETPALEPWARYRLALGQTRLGYPEIAAGVTATLLGEQPPRVLVQPAAELLATSLDRGGDCRLLRGIPMSRLPAPERRLLTLSRAKCRLADDDPDEAAAVLTGLIQERANDLVAFEAADRLHRLRPALEDRQEVLLLGNTFHEHGVFDRSNELLGQIVVDLEVQSTSDFEIHYRWARSHFRQGRLEDAARHYELLATNVSSPRQSGQALYQKARSEELSGDWIAAAADYRRAYLADPQGNFSVAALLGAMRLEWRRGLEDEALDLYSVLLQLRHDRAVSARASLFLAASDIVQGRTDRAGDWLSDAIRASRSVDFEVRYWRGRLDEARGALDRAITGYADLLAADLFHPLAREAEKRLAAEPLRAYVQPIAAEFAGSEDPARLYRAWLLYGRQGDEAEAARQILQGRLVADPAVRSFFGLRTVPPAEWPLWDRAASAPQELLLALGLWGDAAEVVDRHFPVANPRLALTAAEGLAKTRPRRALLIAEILAQRAPRRVPEPLYPLTMRRALYPDAYGDLIAAAAARRNLDPFLISGIMRQESRFDHQAVSAASARGLMQFVYPTAARLAASAGRSLSTPRELENPALAVELGASYLAELRALFGSEQHVILAAYNAGEAQAALWQRHCYTTGADEYFTKVGFRETRNYIERVLYNVAQYHDLYGQGPGRP, from the coding sequence ATGGCCGCGTCAATCGTGACCGCCTGGACGCTGCCGCTCCTGGCCCTGGCGGTCGCCCAGGATCCGCGCATCCAGCTCGTCGAGTTCCAGGCGGCCGGTCAGGCCGAAGCCGCGCTAGAGGAGACGAAACGGCTTCGCGCCGAAGAACCGGACCTCGCGGCCAGGCACGGCCTCTGCTACCTGGAAGGACACCTGCTGGAAGAGCTCGAGCAGCTCGAGACGGCGTCGGAAGCCTTCGCCACCTGCCTGACCGAAACGCCCGCGCTGGAGCCCTGGGCGCGCTACCGGCTGGCCCTGGGTCAGACGCGGCTCGGCTACCCGGAGATCGCCGCCGGCGTCACCGCCACCCTGCTCGGCGAACAGCCGCCACGCGTACTGGTGCAGCCCGCAGCCGAGCTGCTCGCCACCAGCCTCGACCGCGGCGGCGACTGCCGGCTCCTGCGCGGCATCCCGATGTCGCGCCTGCCGGCGCCGGAACGCCGCCTGCTGACTCTCAGCCGGGCCAAATGCCGCCTCGCGGACGACGACCCGGACGAAGCGGCCGCCGTCCTGACCGGCCTGATCCAGGAACGGGCCAACGACCTGGTGGCCTTCGAGGCCGCCGACCGCCTTCACCGCCTGAGGCCGGCCCTCGAGGACCGCCAGGAGGTGCTGCTGCTCGGCAACACCTTCCACGAACACGGCGTCTTCGACCGCTCGAACGAACTCCTCGGACAGATCGTGGTCGACCTGGAGGTGCAATCGACCTCCGACTTCGAGATCCATTACCGGTGGGCGCGCAGCCACTTCCGGCAGGGTCGCCTGGAAGACGCCGCCCGGCACTACGAGCTGCTGGCTACGAACGTGTCCTCGCCACGCCAATCCGGACAGGCGCTCTACCAGAAGGCGCGGTCGGAGGAACTCTCGGGCGACTGGATTGCCGCGGCCGCCGACTACCGCCGCGCCTACCTGGCCGACCCCCAGGGCAACTTCTCCGTCGCGGCGCTGCTTGGCGCAATGCGCCTGGAGTGGCGCCGCGGGCTGGAGGACGAAGCGCTCGATCTCTACTCGGTGCTGCTCCAGCTCCGCCACGACCGCGCGGTCTCGGCGCGCGCCAGCCTCTTCCTCGCCGCCTCCGACATCGTCCAGGGCCGCACGGACCGCGCCGGCGACTGGCTCAGCGACGCCATCCGCGCCAGCCGTAGCGTCGACTTCGAGGTCCGCTACTGGCGAGGCCGGCTCGACGAAGCCCGCGGGGCGCTCGACCGCGCCATCACCGGCTACGCCGACCTGCTCGCCGCGGACCTCTTCCACCCGCTGGCTCGCGAAGCCGAGAAGCGCCTGGCCGCCGAGCCTCTGAGAGCCTACGTCCAGCCCATCGCCGCCGAGTTCGCAGGGTCGGAGGACCCGGCACGGCTCTATCGCGCCTGGCTGCTCTACGGCCGCCAGGGCGACGAAGCCGAGGCCGCGAGGCAGATCCTCCAGGGCCGGCTGGTCGCCGATCCGGCGGTACGTTCCTTCTTCGGTCTCCGGACCGTACCGCCCGCTGAGTGGCCGCTCTGGGACCGGGCCGCCTCGGCCCCGCAGGAACTGCTGCTCGCCCTCGGCCTGTGGGGCGACGCGGCCGAGGTCGTGGACCGGCACTTCCCGGTGGCGAACCCGCGGTTGGCACTGACCGCGGCCGAGGGACTGGCGAAGACCCGGCCCCGGCGAGCCCTGCTGATCGCGGAGATCCTGGCCCAGAGGGCGCCTCGCCGCGTGCCGGAGCCCCTCTACCCGCTGACCATGCGCCGGGCGCTCTACCCCGACGCCTACGGCGACCTGATCGCCGCCGCCGCCGCGCGCCGCAACCTGGACCCGTTCCTGATCTCCGGGATCATGCGCCAGGAAAGCCGGTTCGACCACCAGGCGGTGTCGGCCGCCTCGGCGCGGGGCCTGATGCAGTTCGTCTATCCCACCGCGGCGCGGCTCGCGGCAAGCGCCGGCCGGTCCCTCTCGACGCCGCGCGAACTCGAGAACCCGGCGCTCGCGGTCGAACTCGGCGCCTCCTACCTGGCCGAGCTCCGCGCGCTGTTCGGCAGCGAGCAGCACGTCATCCTGGCCGCCTACAACGCCGGCGAGGCCCAGGCCGCGCTCTGGCAGCGCCATTGCTACACCACCGGCGCCGACGAGTACTTCACCAAGGTCGGCTTCCGCGAAACCCGGAACTACATCGAGCGCGTCCTGTACAACGTGGCGCAGTACCACGACCTCTACGGGCAGGGCCCCGGCCGCCCGTGA
- the rsmI gene encoding 16S rRNA (cytidine(1402)-2'-O)-methyltransferase, producing MSGEEPATAAGQLRIVATPIGNLADLSPRAREALLSADLIACEDTRRTGRLFQSLAAGRGGSAQRPPLLPLHDHNEDRQIGRVLERLEQGDAVALVSDAGTPLVSDPGYRLVRAALERNLPVEALPGPSAILAALVVSGLPPYPFTFLGFPPPKQGKRRRFFEAHAELPHTVVFFESPRRAAASLADAAAVFGEAREAAVGRELTKLHEEVLRGSLEEIAAQVAERGKLRGEVTVVVRGCRSR from the coding sequence GTGAGCGGGGAGGAGCCGGCGACGGCCGCCGGCCAACTGCGCATCGTCGCCACGCCGATCGGCAACCTGGCGGATCTCTCGCCGCGCGCCCGCGAGGCGCTGCTCTCCGCCGACCTCATCGCCTGCGAGGACACGCGCCGCACCGGCCGGCTGTTCCAGAGCCTCGCCGCCGGCCGCGGCGGCTCGGCCCAGCGTCCGCCGCTGCTGCCCCTCCACGACCACAACGAGGACCGGCAGATCGGTCGGGTGCTCGAGCGGCTGGAGCAGGGCGACGCCGTGGCCCTCGTCTCCGACGCCGGCACCCCGCTTGTCTCCGACCCGGGCTACCGGCTAGTGCGGGCCGCGCTGGAGCGAAACCTCCCGGTCGAGGCGCTGCCGGGACCGTCGGCGATCCTGGCCGCCCTCGTCGTCTCCGGCCTGCCGCCCTATCCGTTCACCTTCCTCGGCTTTCCGCCGCCGAAGCAGGGGAAGCGCCGGCGTTTCTTCGAGGCACACGCCGAACTCCCGCACACGGTCGTCTTCTTCGAGTCGCCGCGGCGCGCCGCCGCCTCGCTCGCCGACGCGGCCGCCGTCTTCGGTGAGGCACGCGAGGCGGCCGTGGGTCGCGAACTGACGAAGCTGCACGAAGAGGTGCTGCGCGGCTCGCTCGAGGAGATTGCCGCCCAGGTCGCGGAGCGCGGCAAGCTGCGCGGCGAGGTGACCGTCGTGGTCCGCGGCTGTCGCAGCCGCTAA